The DNA sequence TGATCTTGGTCCTACAGTATCAGCAAGAGTAGCTACAGGTCTTACAGCAGACTGTACATTACTTGAAATCGGTGATTTCCCTCTTGTTGCACTTCCAAATCAGGAGCAGAAGCACAATCAGCTTCTTATGACACGTCCTGCATTCGGTGGTAACACAATCGCGACAATCGCATGTCCTGATAATCGTCCTCAGATGGCAACAGTACGTCCGGGCGTTATGCAGAAGCTTGACAGAGTAGCTGGCAAGAAGGCAGAAGTGATCGAGTACAATCCTGGATTTACTCCAAACAACAAGTATGTTGAGATCCTTGAAATCTCAAAGGCTGTTTCAGATATCAAAGATATCATGGACGCTAAGATCCTTGTTTCAGGTGGTCGTGGTGTTGGTTCAGCAGAGAACTTCAAGCTTCTTGATGATCTTGCAGAAGTACTTGGCGGACAGGTATCATGCTCACGTGCAGTTGTAGATTCAGGCTGGAAGCCAAAGGAGCTTCAGGTTGGTCAGACTGGTAAGACAGTTCGTCCACAGGTATACTTCGCAATTGGTATTTCAGGTGCGATCCAGCATGTAGCCGGTATGGAAGAGTCAGATATCATCATCGCTATCAACAAGGATGAGGATGCTCCTATCTTTGATGTAGCTGATTATGGTGTTGTTGGAGATCTGAACAAGATCGTTCCTGCTCTTACAGAAGCAATCAAGGCTGAGCTTGCTAACAAGTAATTCAGTTTATAATTGAAAATGGACATTTTAGACTGCCGGGTTTTATACCCGGCAGTTTGTGTGTAAATGAGCCAAGCACAGATATTCATGTAAGTACAGATATTATGCTTGCATGCATATCTGTACTTACATGAATATCTGTATTTGGCGAATAGGCGACATCGAGCCGACAGGCGAGATGGGGCATGAAAGAGAGTATATTGCTGTGCGGTGGGCGAGATGGGGCATGAAAGAACATGAGAATGTTCTTTTACGCACAAAAGAGAGTGTATTATTACAGATTTCCCTGTTGAAACAATAAATACAATGCTGTATGATAAATACTGTTGCGAAAAAGACAAATGACAGTTAGATAAAAGAAGATTAGGGTTGATGAGAAAAATGAGTAAGTATGAAACACAGGAAGAATTAAAACGAGAAGAATTAAGTCAGGAAGGGCAACTGTTAAAAACAGAGGTTGACAACGCAAAATTGACAGGCGACAGTATGGATGTAAAAATGACAGATGCAAGTGAAGAAAGCAAAACTAACAATACTACCGGAGAAAATAAGATGGGAACCATGCCGATGGGGAAGTTATTGATATCAGTATCACTTCCGATGGTAATTTCAATGTTGGTACAGGCACTTTATAATGTAGTCGATAGTGTATTTGTATCGCATTTTGATCAGGATGCACTGACGGCAGTATCGACAATATTTCCGTTACAGAATCTTATGATCGGAGTTACCTCCGGTCTCGGTGTCGGTTTTAATGCATTGATATCCAAGTCACTTGGTGAAAAAAATCAGAAAAAAGCAAATGATGCAGCCAGACAGGGAATCTTTCTGGAACTTATTGGATTTGCAATTTTCTTATTGATCGGTTTATTTGGGATCGATGCATTTATGAAGAGTCAGACGGATGTTGCAAAAATCATTGATTATGGAGTGGATTATGGACGTATCTGCTGTATCTGTTCCTTTGGTATCTTTGCACAGATGACATTTGAACGTATGCTGCAGTCAACAGGACGGACGCTTTACACAATGAAGACACAGGCACTTGGAGCCGTTATTAATATTATACTTGATCCGATTATGATCTTTGGATATTTCGGACTTCCGGCAATGGGTGCTGCAGGTGCGGCAATAGCAACAGTTATCGGACAGTGTATTGCGGCATCACTTGCAATCTATTATAATCTGAAAAAAAATCCGGATATCCAGTTATCATTTAAAAGCTTTCGGCCGGAGGGAGATGTGATCGGCAGAATTTTGTCCATTGCTGTTCCTTCAATCGCGATGGTTGCGGTAGGTTCAGTTATGACATATGGATTTAATCGTATTTTATTTACATTTACACCGATCGCAGTTTCAGTGTTTGGTATTTTTTATAAAGTACAGAGTATGGCATTTATGCCGGTATTTGGTCTGAATAATGGTATGATCCCTATCGTATCATATAATTACGGAGCAAAACAACCGGATCGAATGCTCAAAGCTGTTAAATATACAATGATGGCTGCGATCTGTTTCATGCTTTTGTGTCTGACTGCGATGCAGGTAATTCCGGGATTGATCCTTAAGGTATTCGATGCACAGGAGGACATGATGGCGATCGGTATTCCGGCACTTCGAACAATGAGCATTTCATTCCTGTTTGCAGGAATCTGTATTGTATGTTCCGGTATGTTCCAGGCGCTTGGTAAAGGTGTGTACAGTCTGATCGTATCTCTAGCCAGACAGTTGATCGTGCTGCTTCCGGTTGCTTATGCATTTGCAAAATTGACACACAATCTCGAGCTGGTATGGTTGTCTTTCCCGATTGCGGAGGTTGTCAGTGTGATTCTTTCGGTCTTCATGGCGCTACAGACAAAAAAGAAAATTATCGATCCTTTGAAGAATTCGGTGAAAGTAGTACAGGAATAAGCAGAACATTTGTCAGTAAAGAGCATATTCTATAAAATAGCAAAATAATTTATAAATGATCTGTAGAAAATGATGGTTCAGGATATAGCTATAGTACATAAAGAATCAGAAAGAAGGAAAAGAAATGAGTGATTTGGTCTATCTTGATCATGCGGCAACAACGGCAGTTCATCCGGATGTTTTAAAAGAAATGCTGCCATATTTTACAGATAAATTCGGAAATCCGTCCAGTGTTTATGGATTTGCGGCAAATAATAAAAATAAATTGACAGAGGCAAGAGAGACGATAGCCGGAGTTCTTGGTGTAAAACCGGAAGAAATTTATTTTACGGCAGGTGGGTCTGAGTCCGATAACTGGGCGTTAAAATGTACGGCAGAAGCCTATGGAGTACATGGGGGACATATCATTACGACTAAGATTGAGCATCATGCGATCCTGCATACCTGTAAGTATCTGGAGAATAGAGGGTATGATGTAACGTATCTGGATGTAGATGAAAATGGATTGGTTGATCTGAATATACTTGAGGCAGCCATCCGGCCGGACACCTTTCTGATCTCGATCATGTTTGCAAATAATGAGATTGGAACGATTGAACCAATAAAAGAAATCGGAGAGATCGCACACAGACACGGTATTTTGTTTCATACGGATGCAGTTCAGGCATTTGGACAGATCCCGATTCGCGCAGATGAAATGAATATTGATATGTTAAGTGCGAGCGGACATAAGTTTAACGGACCAAAGGGAATTGGTTTTTTATATATCAAAAAAGGCTTAAAGTTAAAGAGCTTTATTCATGGTGGCCAGCAGGAGCGAGGACGCAGAGCCGGTACAGAAAATGTACCGGGAATCGTAGGTATTGCAAAAGCGTGTGAGATCGCAATGGCAGAAATGGAAGAACGGATGAAAAAGGAGACGGAGCTCAGAGATTATCTGATCGAACGGATATTGAAGGAAATCCCGTATACCAGACTGAATGGACATTCAAAGAAACGACTGCCAAATAATGTAAATATCAGCTTTCAGTTCGTGGAGGGAGAATCCATTCTGATCATGCTAGACATGGCGGGTATCTGTGCATCCAGTGGCTCTGCCTGCACATCGGGTTCTGTTGATCCTTCTCATGTGTTGCTTGCGATCGGACTTCCGCATGAGATTGCGCACGGTTCTCTGAGGCTAACCCTTGGATATGAGAATACGAAAGAAGAAATGGATATGGTTGTCGATAATCTGAAACGGATCATTACAAATCTTCGGAATATGTCACCTTTATATGAGGATTTTGTCAAGAAAAATCATATACAGTAAGATTGTTAGAAATGAAAGATCAGATTCGGTCGGAGTGAATATAAGAATGCAATTGTGAAATGCGTGAGATAAAACGCCCCAAGTGTGAAGGAGAAAGATATGTACAGTGATAAAGTGATCGATCATTTCCAGAATCCAAGAAATGTCGGAGAGATTGAGGATGCCTCCGGTGTCGGTACGGTTGGAAATGCTAAATGCGGGGATATGATGCGGTTGTATCTGAAGATTAATGAGGAACAGGTGATCATAGACTGCAAATTTAAGACCTATGGGTGTGGAGCTGCAGTAGCATCCAGTTCCATGGCAACGGAGATGATCAAAGGAAAAACAGTTGCTGAGGCAATGAAGCTTACAAATAAAGCAGTTATGGAAGCATTGGATGGGCTTCCACCGGAAAAAGAACATTGTTCCCTGCTTGCAGAAGAAACACTGCATGCAGCTTTGTGGGACTATGCAGAAAAACATGGAATCAAGATTCCGGGACGTGTAAGACCGGTACAGGATATTGAAGACCGGATGGTGAGAGAACTGGAAGATTAAACAGTATTTGTATACTTGACAGCCGGAGAAATCCGGTTCTATACTGCAAGCAGGAATTGCAGGAAGGAAGATAAGATGGATAAAAAGACAGTATGTGTCGGTATGTCAGGAGGCGTGGATTCTTCTGTAGCCGCATATCTTTTAAAAGAACAGGGATATAACGTGATTGGTGTGACTATGCAGATCTGGCAGGATGAGGATGCAGATCAGATCAGTGAGCATGGCGGCTGCTGTGGCTTGTCGGCGGTAGATGATGCGAGAAGAGTAGCTGCACAGCTTGAGATTCCTTATTATGTAATGAACTTTAAAGAGGATTTCCGAAAATACGTCATTGACTATTTTGTAGATGAATACCGGAACGGAAGAACTCCGAATCCATGTATCGCATGCAACCGGTATGTAAAATGGGAGTCACTGTTAAGAAGGTCTTTAAGTATCGGTGGAGACTATATTGCTACCGGACATTATGCTAGAGTGGAACAGCTTTCAAGTGGCAGATATACCTTACGCGTGGCAAAAGGAATCGAGAAGGATCAGACCTATGCACTTTATAATCTGACACAGGATCAGTTATCAAAGACGTTGATGCCGGTTGGGGAATATAATAAGACACAGATCCGGCAGATTGCCGCAGATATCGGTATCCAGGTAGCAAATAAACCGGACAGTCAGGATATCTGTTTTGTACCGGATGGTGATTATGCCGGATATCTGGAACGGGAAGAGGGCTTAAAGGCAGTACCTGGAAATTTTGTAGATATGAATGGAAAAGTCCTTGGTACACATAAAGGTATAATCCATTATACGATCGGACAACGGAAGGGACTTGGACTTGCAATGGGACACCCGGTATTTGTTGTGGATATTATCCCGGAGACAAATGAAGTGGTGATCGGAGAAAATGCAGATACATTTTCAAAAGAACTGATCGCAGATAAAACGAACTTTATGTCTGTCGAGCGGCCGGAAGATGGGATGCAGGTGATCGGAAAGATCCGGTATGCACATAAGGGCGCGCCATGCAGGATCTACATGTTGGATGCTGACAGGGTCCGGGTTGTATTTGATGAACCGGTCCGGGCAGCGACCAAAGGACAGGCGGTTGTCTTTTATGAAGATGACCATATTGTCGGAGGCGGTACAATAAAAGAGATCATACGATAGGAATAAAAATGACGCTGGTGTGGATGCTATTATTTAAAAAATTATTATTGTTCTGCCACATACTCACCTATTATTACGCAAGACACTTCCGTTCTAGTCCTCGTGCAGCGGTTCTAAGCTCGCCACAAAGTGGCTTGCTAAGTACCGGCCTCGGACAAGGCTTGCTCCATAATAGTGAATATGTGGTAGAACAGCAAGATTTTTTGTAATAGCATCCACACCAGCGTCACTTTATAATTTATGAAATACAGGCTGCATCTGTTCAAAGGTGCAGTAATAGCGGAAACCTGTGGCGGTCAGAATGTCTCTGGCATAGGTTTCAAAGTCATAGCCAATGTATTTTGGAATATGTGCATCGCTTCCGACAGTGATGATCTCACCACCTAACTCCTTGTAGAGTTTAAGAATAGACGGATGAGGATGTGCATAAGTCATGTTTTTATACAGGCTTCCGGTATTGATCTCGATGCCCTTCCCATGTTCGATGATTGTTTTCAGAATTGCTTCAAAGACATCTGCATAATCAGAAAAGCGGAAGGCTGCTTCGCCGGATGGACAATAACGGACGGCATAGTCCAGATGGCCGTATATGGAATAATTATCAAAGGTCTGCACATTTGCAAGAATGGATTCAAAATATTCCAGTAGTGCTTCTTTTTCCGAACGTCCTTCATAGTAAGCGGGATAGTAGGGATCTTTGCCATATACAAGATGAGAGGACCCTATAATAAAGTCAAAATCATGATATTTATCTGTGTAAGCAATGATCTTGTCTGCGATATGAGACATCAGACCGAGTTCGATGCCGAGGTGGATCGTAAGTTTGTCTTTGTACTGTTCCTGCAACTTTCTTACAGCAGAAATATATCGGTCTGTATCTAACAGAAAGGTATGGCCTTCCTCGTCTTTTGGATAATCAATATCATGATGATCTGTAATGCAGATCTCAGACATACCAAGATGAATTGCCTGTTCAGCAATATCTGTAAGTCCTGTTTCAGAATCATCGGAGAATCCGGAATGTAAATGATGATCGCAAAGCTTCATATGTAAAACCTCCTGTTGACTGCAGATGTTGTGAAAATTAATGTTATTATAGCACGTTAGAAAATAAAACACAGCTACAGGGACTGAAAAAATAGTGAAGAAGAGCCGAAGATAAGAAGAAATCATACAAAAGAAGCATATATTGGTAACACAAGAATCATGTGTGAAATATCTCGAAATACGGGTTTAATGGTTGCAATAAATATGAAAATATCATAAAAAGTTGATTCTTTGTACATTTTGCAATATAGTGTTTGTTTATTTTTGCGTGAATTGGACAATTTTTTTTTGAGAAAGACTTGAAATTTACACACAAATTAGGTATGATTTTGTTGTGTGAATAGCACGATTAATTACTGCGCTTTGCAGTATATTATAAATACTTTTATTATTCAAAACTTAGGAGGAATAAAAAATGGCAGTAAAAGTAGCAATCAATGGTTTTGGACGTATTGGTCGTCTCGCATTCAGACAGATGTTCGGAGCAGAAGGATATGAAGTTGTTGCAATCAACGATTTAACAAAGCCTTCAATGCTTGCAGATCTTCTCAAGTACGATACAGCACAGGGTGGTTACTGTGGTAAGATTGGTGAGAACCTTCATACAGTTTCAGCTGATGATGAGGCTAACACAATCACAGTTGATGGTAAGACACTTACAATCTACAAGGAAGCAGATGCAAACAATCTTCCTTGGGGTAAGATCGGTGTTGACGTAGTTCTTGAGTGTACTGGTTTCTACTGCTCAAAGGAAAAGTCAATGGCTCATATCAATGCAGGTGCTAAGAAGGTTGTTATCTCAGCTCCAGCAGGAAATGATCTTAAGACTATCGTATTCTCAGTTAACCAGGATACATTAACAGCAGATGATCAGATCATCTCAGCTGCTTCATGTACAACAAACTGTCTTGCACCAATGGCTAAGGCTCTTAATGATTATGCTCCAATCCAGTCAGGTATCATGTCAACAATCCACGCTTACACAGGCGATCAGATGATTCTTGACGGACCACACAGAAAGGGCGACTTAAGAAGAGCAAGAGCAGGTGCTGCTAATATCGTTCCTAACTCAACAGGTGCTGCTAAGGCTATCGGTCTTGTTATCCCAGAGTTAAATGGTAAGTTAATCGGATCAGCTCAGAGAGTTCCAGTTCCAACAGGTTCAACAACAATCCTTACAGCAGTTGTTAAGGGTGCTGACGTAACAGTTGATGGAATCAACGCTGCAATGAAGGCTGCTGCATCAGAGTCATTCGGTTACAACACAGATCCTATCGTTTCATCAGATGTAATCGGTATGAGATATGGTTCATTATTTGATTCAACTCAGACAATGGTATCAAAGATCGCTGATGACTTATATGAGGTTCAGGTTGTATCATGGTATGATAATGAGAACTCATACACAAGCCAGATGGTTAGAACAATTAAGTACTTCGCAGAGTTAGCATAATTGACTGACAAATTGTAGTAATTAATTTGACCTTACAAGGGGTCCGGTCTTCATGGACCGGACCCTATATTTCTTTTACGGAGATGTATTTGCACTCTGTACAAATATGAAGATAAAAGTATAAAAATCAGGAGGTTTAATAGTAATGTCATTAAACAAAAAATCAGTAGATGATATTAATGTAAAGGGACAGCGTGTCCTTTGCAGATGTGACTTTAATGTACCATTAAAGGAAGGTAAGATCACAGACGAGAATCGTCTTGTAGCAGCACTTCCTACAATCAAGAAATTAATTGCTGATGGTGGAAAGGTTATTCTTTGCTCACACCTTGGCAAGGTTAAGACAGAAGAAGACAAGAAGACAAAGACTCTTGCACCGGTTGCGGTAAGACTTTCAGAGCTTCTTGGACAGGAAGTTAAGTTTGTTGCTGAGCCTGAAGTTGTTGGACCAAAGGTAAGAGAAGCTGTAGCAGCTATGAAAGATGGCGAAGTTATCTTACTTGAGAACACACGTTTCAGACCGGAAGAGACAAAGAACGGTGAAGCATTCTCTAAGGATCTTGCTTCTATCTGTGATGTATTTGTAAATGATGCATTTGGTACAGCTCACAGAGCACACTGCTCAAATGTAGGTGTTGCAGGTCTTGTTGATACAGCAGTTGTTGGATACTTAATGCAGAAGGAGATCGACTTCCTTGGAAATGCGGTAGAGAATCCGGTAAGACCATTCGTAGCTATCCTTGGTGGAGCAAAAGTTGCAGACAAGTTAAATGTTATCTCTAACTTACTTGAGAAGTGCGATACACTGATCATCGGTGGTGGTATGGCGTATACATTCTTAAAGGCAAAGGGATATGAGATCGGTAAATCATTAGTTGACGAGTCTAAGATCGACTACTGTAAGGAAATGATGGAAAAGGCTGAGAAGCTTGGTAAGAAGTTATTACTTCCGGTTGATTCCGTTATGATCGACGATTTCCCTAATCCGATCGATGCTCCGGTTGAGACAGAGATCTTTGATGCAGACAAGATGTCAGCAGACAAAGAGGGCTGTGATATCGGACCTAAGACAATCAAATTATATGCAGATGCTGTTAAGACAGCTAAGACAGTTGTATGGAACGGACCTATGGGTGTATTCGAGAATCCTACACTTGCTGCCGGTACAAAGGCTGTAGCTGCTGCTCTTGCTGAGACAGATGCTACAACTATCATCGGTGGTGGTGATTCTGCTGCTGCTGTTAACCAGTTAGGATATGGTTCTAAGATGAGCCACATCTCAACAGGTGGTGGAGCTTCCCTTGAATTCTTAGAGGGTAAGGAACTTCCGGGCGTTGCTGCTGCAAACGACAAATAAATTATGTACATGCTCCATCTGAATCGGATGGAAAAATATGCAGATAATGAAAATAATATTTTCAAGGAGATAAAAGACATGTCAAGAAAGAAAATCATCGCTGGTAACTGGAAGATGAACATGACTCCAAGCCAGGCTGTAAAATTATGTGAAGAGTTAAAGCCATTAGTTGCAAATGACGACGTAGATGTTGTATACTGCGTACCTGCAATTGATATTGTACCTGTAGTAGAAGCTGTTAAGGGCACAAATGTAGAAGTTGGTGCTGAGAATATGTACTTCGAAGAAAAGGGTGCATACACAGGTGAGATTTCAGCAGAAATGTTAGTTGATGCCGGTGTTAAGTATGTCATCATCGGACATTCAGAGCGTCGTGACTACTTCAAAGAGTGTGACTGTCTCTTAAATAAGAAAGTTAAGAAGGCATTTGAAGCAGGCCTTACACCTATCCTTTGCTGTGGTGAGTCATTAGAGCAGAGAGAAATGGGTATCACACTTGACTTCATCCGCCTTCAGATCAAGAGTGATCTGAAAGATATCACAGCAGATCAGGTTAAGAGCATGGTAATCGCTTACGAGCCGATCTGGGCTATCGGAACAGGCAAGACAGCTACATCCGATCAGGCACAGGAAGTATGTAAGGCAATCCGTGACTGCATCGCTGAAGTATATGATACAGACACAGCAGAAGCTGTAAGAATCCAGTATGGTGGATCTATGAACGCCGGTAACGCAGCAGAGCTTCTTGCAAAGCCTGATATTGATGGTGGTCTTGTAGGTGGTGCTTCACTGAAGGCTGACTTTGGAAAGATTGTAAATTACAATAAGTAATTAATTTTGCAGTAATTTTTGTAACTCATATATTTGAAATATACAAAGTTAATGCAATAAAGATACCGTAAAATACCAGATGACGACAAAATGTGCACTGTGTATTTTGCGGTATTTTTATTTTAATTGGTAATTCGTGCTAAATGAATAGATTCATACAATGTTTTTGTACATCCCGGCAATCTATACTGTAGGTTTGTCAAACATATGTTACACAGATGCCAGATAATCCTTTAGTACCTGATTTGGAGATTTCCATCCTAATGGACGCATAGGAAAGTTGTTATAATCCCTGCGATTATACACTTTCAACTGTTTGGCAAAGTCCTCAAAAGAATAAAAAGTATGAGTTGCATAAAAACGCTCATTATCCTTTCGGTGGCTTCTTTCAACTTTCCCGTTATGTCGTGGTGTAAAGGGTCGTATAACTTTATGGCGAATCCCATGCTGCTTCAGATGCACCTGAAATAGTGTGGGTTTATCACGGTGAGTGGTAAAACGATTTGTAAATTCTGCTCCATTATCAGTTTGGATACATTGAATGGGTAACGGAAAGGCTTTCACCAGATGCTCTATAAACATAGCAGAAGAATACGTGTTGTGTTCTTCAAAAGCCTCTACGAAACGCCATCTGGAATACTCGTCAATGGCAGTATACTGAAAGAATTGTTTGCCGATGACCTTGGGGTTTTTGAGGCATGCAGAAGGAACAAATTTTACATCAACCTGTATGCGTTGTCCCGGATAATCCATCTGTTCGTAAGGCTTTGGAATATATTTAGGATTTGGCGGATGAACTGCCATAATTCCCTGCTTACGGAGAAATCTGTATAGTCCAGGGATGGAACGGGAGTAACCACGCTGCTTGAGTTTAACCCAAAAGACAACAAGACCGGCATTGGGATTGCGTCTGCGCATATCAAAGATCAGCTTGATCTCTTCAGGGGTATGTTGGTTTGGATGATGATGGGGTCTGCGAGAGCGGTCACGAAGGGACTCAATAGAACCATCATAACGTCGTTTCCAACGATAAATGTATTGACGGTTGGTTTTATATTTGATAGCAGCTTTGGTGACACCAAACCTTTCAGCGTATTTGATTAAGGATAGACGATACCGCATATCTTGTGTTATAGTAGCCATAGCAGAGAACTCCTTTTTTGTTTTTTTGTTGTGGTGACTAAAATATAACACAAAAGAAGCATCTCTGCTTTTTTTATATTCAGTTGTAACACATGTATTGTAATCCTACAGTTTTTGTACATCCCGGCAATCTATACTTCGTTGACGATTATGTTTAACTGTGATATAATTCAAACGATTTTTGAACAAATTAAAAGAAAAAGGATGTAAATATGGAATATTTAAAGACATTCTGGAGCAGAAGATATCTGCTTGCTGAACTGGTAAAGAAGGGAATCAAATTAAAATACAGACGTTCGTATCTTGGTATTTTATGGTCCTTGCTGGAACCGTTGATGACAACAGCAGTATTAACTGTTGTATTCGGAACATTGTTTGACAACAAAAATAAGTTATTCCCGCTTTATATTTTAAGCGGACGTTTGTTGTATTCGTTTTTTAGCAGTGGAACAAAGGCATGTTCCAAGGCAATTCGTGCAAATGCCGGTATGATTAAAAAGGTATATGTACCAAAGTATCTGTATCCAATGTCATCGGTTCTTTTTAATTTTATAATTTTTATGATATCATTATTAGTAATGATACCATTATTTGTTTTTTGTCATCATGTGCCGAAGCTGCAGATACTTCTGATGTTTATCCCGTTGTTGATTCTGCTGCTTATGACATTCGGTGTTGGAATGATCCTAGCAACTGTTACGGTATTTTTCCGGGATATGGAATATCTGTGGGATGTATTTCTAATGATCATTATGTATACATGTGCGATTTTCTATTA is a window from the Lachnospiraceae bacterium GAM79 genome containing:
- the nifU gene encoding Fe-S cluster assembly scaffold protein NifU produces the protein MYSDKVIDHFQNPRNVGEIEDASGVGTVGNAKCGDMMRLYLKINEEQVIIDCKFKTYGCGAAVASSSMATEMIKGKTVAEAMKLTNKAVMEALDGLPPEKEHCSLLAEETLHAALWDYAEKHGIKIPGRVRPVQDIEDRMVRELED
- the tpiA gene encoding triose-phosphate isomerase, with the protein product MSRKKIIAGNWKMNMTPSQAVKLCEELKPLVANDDVDVVYCVPAIDIVPVVEAVKGTNVEVGAENMYFEEKGAYTGEISAEMLVDAGVKYVIIGHSERRDYFKECDCLLNKKVKKAFEAGLTPILCCGESLEQREMGITLDFIRLQIKSDLKDITADQVKSMVIAYEPIWAIGTGKTATSDQAQEVCKAIRDCIAEVYDTDTAEAVRIQYGGSMNAGNAAELLAKPDIDGGLVGGASLKADFGKIVNYNK
- a CDS encoding electron transfer flavoprotein subunit alpha/FixB family protein; the protein is MGAMNAEDMKNYKGVFVFAQQVDNKLSGISFELIGEGKRLADKLNEKVTAVLIGSDVKGLVDELAEYGADRVIVVDDPELKEYRTEPYAHALASVINEYKPEIVLVGATAIGRDLGPTVSARVATGLTADCTLLEIGDFPLVALPNQEQKHNQLLMTRPAFGGNTIATIACPDNRPQMATVRPGVMQKLDRVAGKKAEVIEYNPGFTPNNKYVEILEISKAVSDIKDIMDAKILVSGGRGVGSAENFKLLDDLAEVLGGQVSCSRAVVDSGWKPKELQVGQTGKTVRPQVYFAIGISGAIQHVAGMEESDIIIAINKDEDAPIFDVADYGVVGDLNKIVPALTEAIKAELANK
- the mnmA gene encoding tRNA 2-thiouridine(34) synthase MnmA; protein product: MDKKTVCVGMSGGVDSSVAAYLLKEQGYNVIGVTMQIWQDEDADQISEHGGCCGLSAVDDARRVAAQLEIPYYVMNFKEDFRKYVIDYFVDEYRNGRTPNPCIACNRYVKWESLLRRSLSIGGDYIATGHYARVEQLSSGRYTLRVAKGIEKDQTYALYNLTQDQLSKTLMPVGEYNKTQIRQIAADIGIQVANKPDSQDICFVPDGDYAGYLEREEGLKAVPGNFVDMNGKVLGTHKGIIHYTIGQRKGLGLAMGHPVFVVDIIPETNEVVIGENADTFSKELIADKTNFMSVERPEDGMQVIGKIRYAHKGAPCRIYMLDADRVRVVFDEPVRAATKGQAVVFYEDDHIVGGGTIKEIIR
- a CDS encoding phosphoglycerate kinase, which translates into the protein MSLNKKSVDDINVKGQRVLCRCDFNVPLKEGKITDENRLVAALPTIKKLIADGGKVILCSHLGKVKTEEDKKTKTLAPVAVRLSELLGQEVKFVAEPEVVGPKVREAVAAMKDGEVILLENTRFRPEETKNGEAFSKDLASICDVFVNDAFGTAHRAHCSNVGVAGLVDTAVVGYLMQKEIDFLGNAVENPVRPFVAILGGAKVADKLNVISNLLEKCDTLIIGGGMAYTFLKAKGYEIGKSLVDESKIDYCKEMMEKAEKLGKKLLLPVDSVMIDDFPNPIDAPVETEIFDADKMSADKEGCDIGPKTIKLYADAVKTAKTVVWNGPMGVFENPTLAAGTKAVAAALAETDATTIIGGGDSAAAVNQLGYGSKMSHISTGGGASLEFLEGKELPGVAAANDK
- the nifS gene encoding cysteine desulfurase NifS, with amino-acid sequence MSDLVYLDHAATTAVHPDVLKEMLPYFTDKFGNPSSVYGFAANNKNKLTEARETIAGVLGVKPEEIYFTAGGSESDNWALKCTAEAYGVHGGHIITTKIEHHAILHTCKYLENRGYDVTYLDVDENGLVDLNILEAAIRPDTFLISIMFANNEIGTIEPIKEIGEIAHRHGILFHTDAVQAFGQIPIRADEMNIDMLSASGHKFNGPKGIGFLYIKKGLKLKSFIHGGQQERGRRAGTENVPGIVGIAKACEIAMAEMEERMKKETELRDYLIERILKEIPYTRLNGHSKKRLPNNVNISFQFVEGESILIMLDMAGICASSGSACTSGSVDPSHVLLAIGLPHEIAHGSLRLTLGYENTKEEMDMVVDNLKRIITNLRNMSPLYEDFVKKNHIQ
- the gap gene encoding type I glyceraldehyde-3-phosphate dehydrogenase, translating into MAVKVAINGFGRIGRLAFRQMFGAEGYEVVAINDLTKPSMLADLLKYDTAQGGYCGKIGENLHTVSADDEANTITVDGKTLTIYKEADANNLPWGKIGVDVVLECTGFYCSKEKSMAHINAGAKKVVISAPAGNDLKTIVFSVNQDTLTADDQIISAASCTTNCLAPMAKALNDYAPIQSGIMSTIHAYTGDQMILDGPHRKGDLRRARAGAANIVPNSTGAAKAIGLVIPELNGKLIGSAQRVPVPTGSTTILTAVVKGADVTVDGINAAMKAAASESFGYNTDPIVSSDVIGMRYGSLFDSTQTMVSKIADDLYEVQVVSWYDNENSYTSQMVRTIKYFAELA
- a CDS encoding histidinol-phosphatase HisJ family protein, with the protein product MKLCDHHLHSGFSDDSETGLTDIAEQAIHLGMSEICITDHHDIDYPKDEEGHTFLLDTDRYISAVRKLQEQYKDKLTIHLGIELGLMSHIADKIIAYTDKYHDFDFIIGSSHLVYGKDPYYPAYYEGRSEKEALLEYFESILANVQTFDNYSIYGHLDYAVRYCPSGEAAFRFSDYADVFEAILKTIIEHGKGIEINTGSLYKNMTYAHPHPSILKLYKELGGEIITVGSDAHIPKYIGYDFETYARDILTATGFRYYCTFEQMQPVFHKL
- a CDS encoding MATE family efflux transporter, producing MSKYETQEELKREELSQEGQLLKTEVDNAKLTGDSMDVKMTDASEESKTNNTTGENKMGTMPMGKLLISVSLPMVISMLVQALYNVVDSVFVSHFDQDALTAVSTIFPLQNLMIGVTSGLGVGFNALISKSLGEKNQKKANDAARQGIFLELIGFAIFLLIGLFGIDAFMKSQTDVAKIIDYGVDYGRICCICSFGIFAQMTFERMLQSTGRTLYTMKTQALGAVINIILDPIMIFGYFGLPAMGAAGAAIATVIGQCIAASLAIYYNLKKNPDIQLSFKSFRPEGDVIGRILSIAVPSIAMVAVGSVMTYGFNRILFTFTPIAVSVFGIFYKVQSMAFMPVFGLNNGMIPIVSYNYGAKQPDRMLKAVKYTMMAAICFMLLCLTAMQVIPGLILKVFDAQEDMMAIGIPALRTMSISFLFAGICIVCSGMFQALGKGVYSLIVSLARQLIVLLPVAYAFAKLTHNLELVWLSFPIAEVVSVILSVFMALQTKKKIIDPLKNSVKVVQE